A section of the Citrus sinensis cultivar Valencia sweet orange chromosome 8, DVS_A1.0, whole genome shotgun sequence genome encodes:
- the LOC102630584 gene encoding auxin-responsive protein SAUR21-like, with product MAIRLPRILHAKQVFRRSNFFPNQSIFIDVPKGNLAVYVGQCEKKRFVIPISFLNEPLFQELLYKAEEEFGFNHPMGGLTIPCAEEMFLDLTSRLSNL from the coding sequence ATGGCTATCCGTTTGCCTCGAATTTTGCATGCTAAACAAGTTTTTCGCAGATCAAATTTTTTCCCCAATCAATCTATATTCATAGATGTTCCAAAAGGCAACCTAGCAGTTTATGTTGGACAGtgtgaaaagaaaagatttgtAATCCCAATATCATTCTTGAATGAACCTTTATTTCAGGAATTGCTATACAAGGCAGAGGAAGAATTTGGGTTCAATCATCCAATGGGAGGCCTTACTATTCCCTGTGCTGAAGAGATGTTTCTTGACCTCACTTCCCGCTTGAGTAATTTGTGA
- the LOC102630281 gene encoding auxin-responsive protein SAUR24-like → MAIHVPGIMYAKQILRQAKLIVSQGVSTSKVVPKGHFAVYVGENQKKRFVIPVSFLNQPSFQELLSKAEEEFGFDHPMGGLTIPCREDIFINVTSSLNES, encoded by the coding sequence ATGGCTATTCATGTACCTGGAATCATGTACGCTAAGCAGATTCTCCGCCAGGCTAAATTAATTGTAAGTCAAGGAGTTTCAACATCCAAAGTCGTGCCAAAAGGCCATTTCGCAGTTTATGTAGGAGAGaaccaaaagaaaagatttgtAATTCCAGTATCTTTCTTGAATCAACCTTCATTTCAAGAACTGTTGAGTAAGGCTGAGGAAGAATTCGGGTTTGATCATCCGATGGGTGGCCTCACAATTCCTTGCAGAGAAGATATCTTCATTAATGTCACTTCCAGCTTGAATGAATCATGA